The genomic region TGGCGCTGGGTTCATGAACTTTGGATCAGGTTCTATACAGGACATTCAAGTTATTCTAAAGAAGTACCACCTCTCTTTGGCAAGTCAACAAGTTAAATCGAGCAAAGAGATCACCCTACAGATCATTCCAAAATTAGAGGATTTGAGGAAAGATTTGAGCCACAAGATCAAAGAGATTAAGGAACTCAATGCTGATTTCAAAACCAATATCCAAGAGCACGTCGCATTGACGGGGCAATTGCTTCACAAGTACATTGCTGCTGTGAATTTTTTGAACGATAATGCTAGCAGATCTGATTTGATCAAGTTAAAGAGAAATTCATCTCTTAAATCGAAACATGATCCTTATTTACTAAAGTTACAATTGGATTTACAATTGAAGAGACAacttttggaagaaaactATTTGCAAGAGGCCTACATCAATTTACAAAGCTCTGGTatggaattggaaaagattATTTTCTCAACTATTCAGAAAACTTTGCAAAAGTTTTCAGCAATCATTGATGTTCAAGCGCGTACTTCCATTAACAACTTGTGCAGGGAGTTACAAAGAGGTATTCTTTCCAAACCACCATGTGTAGAATGGGACAACTTTGTTAGTCATCATCCAAGATGCTTGCTCAACTGGAAATCTACTGACCCTATCCCACAGCCAAGAAAGTTGTCTGATATTAGATACccaaaaatgaaatcttcGTTGGCTAAGTGTATCAGAGCCGGATATTTGctaaagaaatcaaagtaTTTGAAACAATACAACAAGGGTTATTTTGTCCTAACATCTAACTACTTGCATGagttcaaatcttcaaacttCTTTAAACTGACACAGGACACCGGCGAAAATAGTGAACATGCAATCATACCTAGTTCGGGAAACAAGGGGAGGTCCATTATTCCTATTATGAGTATCTCATTGAACGAGTCTGAATTGCTGGAGATAGAAGATAAATTTACCATCAACTGTAAGTCGACTTATATTATGGAAGAGAGTGCTAGTGAATCCatttcaaatgatttaAAGAAGATCTCTAAATCtacttcaacaatttccaaGCTCTTTAAACCAGGAAGTGGCAAACACGGTAAGAACAACAATTTAGCAATGGGCTCTTCAAATGATAGCAGAGTAGTGTCTGGTGGTGATGATACCGTAAAATTCACAAGTATCACCTTCAAAAGACCAGCAGATGTCGAtgtcaaagaattcaagaaatggactaataatttgaaagatctaACCAAATTCCACAATACTCTGGATAGAGCCAGATACatcgaagaaaagattttgaaagctcACAATAAATTTGCTAGCAGCACCTTGAGCTTGGGACAATCTAAATCGGAAccaacttcttctcttcactTGTCAAGCCAGTCTTCAAGTAATTTACAACAGAGACCACACTACATACAACTTCCTTCTGTCTCGCAAGTGAACTTGAGATCAAAGGTAAATACCCCAGCCATTGACGATAATGGAAATTTAATATTTGCCACGGAAAGGCCTAAATCTCTGGCACCTACTATTGAAGCTAGGCCGCCTCCTACCGAATTGCCATCTCATCAAGTATCTCCAACTTCGTTCATTTCTAACGATGGCTCCTCAGGCTCGAATAAAACTTCTAATATGGGATACGTTATAACTAGCAATGGAATGACACCAGTTCATCACTTGACGCCTTTGACCCACGTAAGAACAACAAGCGGTGATGCCGGTAATACTACGAATCATACAGGTGCCGAGTTCAACTTTTTCATGTCCCCGAAGGATATTTCTGGGAATGTGACTTCAGCTAGTAACACCTCTAGTGGTAGTGGTGGAGGCTACTTTGCAATTCCTGTGAAATCAACGTCTCAACACTCGACACCAACCGGCGAGGGCTCAAGAACGCCGAACGCCATCCCAAAGATCCACATCAACGAATTAGAGGCACCACATCCGGCGAAAGTGATACCTCTCAATCATACGCCAGAAACGTCCACCTCGAGGAATATTCCCTAtaacaatttgaagaagaattcGAGCGCAAGCAGCGTCCCATCAGTTAGCTCATTACGTGCTGCTTCACCTATTCTTTCTAACCCAC from Kluyveromyces lactis strain NRRL Y-1140 chromosome D complete sequence harbors:
- a CDS encoding uncharacterized protein (some similarities with Saccharomyces cerevisiae YPR115W Hypothetical ORF and to YGR097W uniprot|P48361 Saccharomyces cerevisiae YGR097W ASK10 Component of the RNA polymerase II holoenzyme phosphorylated in response to oxidative stress has a role in destruction of Ssn8p which relieves repression of stress-response genes) produces the protein MEPRIEETDTGSLADNSSVASSDSNYLLDLADETEYEDILPKTNYHSPYYVNVPTPKHSLLAGAGANSASAGANSGAGNANISARAGANVGVGSGAGASANAGKAEGLDLYDDGTASFVREYPTDILADRFHKWRKILKAMIIYLREVAYSQEQFARINYSLKNSVKFSFLTDLDESTNRVSDPLTKNLPQKKPQPMTQMKSPFDEKPDPFAASNASTLNNSSIDLGQELQLEPNDSCSGAGFMNFGSGSIQDIQVILKKYHLSLASQQVKSSKEITLQIIPKLEDLRKDLSHKIKEIKELNADFKTNIQEHVALTGQLLHKYIAAVNFLNDNASRSDLIKLKRNSSLKSKHDPYLLKLQLDLQLKRQLLEENYLQEAYINLQSSGMELEKIIFSTIQKTLQKFSAIIDVQARTSINNLCRELQRGILSKPPCVEWDNFVSHHPRCLLNWKSTDPIPQPRKLSDIRYPKMKSSLAKCIRAGYLLKKSKYLKQYNKGYFVLTSNYLHEFKSSNFFKLTQDTGENSEHAIIPSSGNKGRSIIPIMSISLNESELLEIEDKFTINCKSTYIMEESASESISNDLKKISKSTSTISKLFKPGSGKHGKNNNLAMGSSNDSRVVSGGDDTVKFTSITFKRPADVDVKEFKKWTNNLKDLTKFHNTLDRARYIEEKILKAHNKFASSTLSLGQSKSEPTSSLHLSSQSSSNLQQRPHYIQLPSVSQVNLRSKVNTPAIDDNGNLIFATERPKSLAPTIEARPPPTELPSHQVSPTSFISNDGSSGSNKTSNMGYVITSNGMTPVHHLTPLTHVRTTSGDAGNTTNHTGAEFNFFMSPKDISGNVTSASNTSSGSGGGYFAIPVKSTSQHSTPTGEGSRTPNAIPKIHINELEAPHPAKVIPLNHTPETSTSRNIPYNNLKKNSSASSVPSVSSLRAASPILSNPLHNLSTPALQGGKQSQTQPVRKHKKTVSFNSLNSLMFSKKAPTPVNSQYLSDAKINEDDDPNAINIHESLYS